A region from the Paraburkholderia youngii genome encodes:
- the htpG gene encoding molecular chaperone HtpG: MAQETMSFQAEVKQLLQLMIHSLYSNKEIFLRELISNASDAADKLRFEAIENSALYENDPNLRIRVSYDKAARTVTVDDNGIGMSRDETIAHLGTIARSGTKEFFGKLSGDQQKDAALIGQFGVGFYSGFIVADKITVETRRGGLPAAEGVRWVSAGEGDFAVETIERAARGTTITLHLRADEDELLSSYRLKSIIQKYSDHVALPILMQKEEWDAEKSEMVTKDEDETVNQASALWTRSKNDITEDQYKQFYQHISHDHQDPLTWTHNRVEGRSEYTQLLYVPAHAPFDLWNREQRGGLKLYVKRVFIMDDAEQLLPTYLRFVKGVVDSADLPLNVSREILQESRDVKAIREGVTKRALSMLEELANSDEAADKEKYASFWKEFGQVLKEGIGEDFANRERIAKLLRFATTHTGTAEQTVSLADYVARMKPEQTKIYYVTADTWQAASNSPHLEVFRKKGVEVLLLTDRVDEWMLSFLNEFDGKPLQSVARGDLDLGALNDEEKQAQEKIGEEFKPLVEKMKEALKDKAKDVRLTFRLTDSPSCLVADDGEMSGYLQRMLKAAGQQAPEFHPILEVNPEHALVKGLHADSANFDDWCHLLFDQALLAEGGALEDPASFVKRTNALLLSRAG, from the coding sequence ATGGCACAAGAAACCATGAGCTTTCAGGCAGAAGTGAAACAACTTCTGCAACTGATGATCCATTCGCTGTACAGCAACAAGGAAATCTTTCTGCGCGAGCTGATCTCGAACGCGTCCGACGCGGCCGACAAGCTGCGCTTCGAGGCGATCGAAAACAGCGCGCTGTACGAAAACGATCCGAATCTGCGGATTCGCGTGTCGTACGACAAGGCCGCGCGCACCGTCACGGTCGACGACAACGGCATCGGCATGAGCCGCGACGAAACGATCGCCCACCTCGGCACGATCGCGCGTTCGGGCACCAAGGAATTCTTCGGCAAGCTGTCGGGCGACCAGCAGAAGGACGCGGCGCTGATCGGCCAGTTCGGCGTGGGCTTCTACTCGGGCTTCATCGTCGCCGACAAGATCACCGTCGAGACGCGCCGCGGCGGCTTGCCGGCCGCCGAAGGCGTGCGCTGGGTCAGCGCGGGCGAGGGCGATTTCGCGGTGGAGACCATCGAGCGCGCCGCGCGCGGCACGACCATCACGCTGCATCTGCGTGCCGATGAGGACGAACTGCTGTCGTCGTATCGGCTGAAGTCGATCATTCAGAAGTACTCGGACCATGTCGCGCTGCCGATCCTGATGCAGAAGGAAGAGTGGGACGCGGAAAAGAGCGAGATGGTCACGAAGGACGAGGACGAGACCGTCAACCAGGCGAGCGCGCTGTGGACCCGTTCGAAGAACGACATCACCGAAGATCAATACAAGCAGTTCTACCAGCATATCTCGCACGATCATCAGGACCCGCTGACGTGGACGCATAACCGCGTCGAAGGCCGCAGCGAATACACCCAACTGCTGTACGTGCCGGCGCACGCGCCGTTCGATCTGTGGAACCGCGAGCAGCGCGGCGGGCTGAAGCTGTACGTGAAGCGCGTGTTCATCATGGACGACGCCGAGCAATTGCTGCCCACCTACCTGCGTTTCGTGAAGGGTGTGGTCGATTCGGCCGATCTGCCGCTCAACGTGTCGCGCGAAATCCTGCAGGAAAGCCGCGACGTGAAGGCGATCCGCGAAGGCGTGACGAAGCGCGCGCTGTCGATGCTCGAAGAACTGGCGAATTCGGACGAAGCCGCCGACAAGGAAAAGTATGCCAGCTTCTGGAAGGAATTCGGCCAGGTGCTGAAGGAAGGCATCGGCGAGGACTTCGCCAATCGCGAGCGCATCGCGAAGCTCCTGCGCTTTGCGACGACGCATACGGGCACGGCCGAGCAGACCGTGTCGCTGGCCGACTACGTCGCTCGCATGAAGCCCGAGCAGACGAAGATTTACTACGTGACCGCCGACACCTGGCAAGCCGCGTCGAACAGCCCGCATCTCGAAGTGTTCCGCAAGAAGGGCGTCGAAGTGCTGCTGCTGACCGATCGCGTCGATGAATGGATGCTGTCGTTCCTCAACGAATTCGACGGCAAGCCGCTGCAAAGCGTCGCGCGCGGCGATCTCGATCTCGGCGCACTGAACGACGAGGAAAAGCAGGCGCAGGAGAAGATCGGCGAAGAGTTCAAGCCGCTCGTCGAGAAGATGAAGGAAGCGCTGAAGGACAAGGCGAAGGACGTGCGTCTGACCTTCCGCCTGACCGACTCGCCGTCGTGCCTCGTTGCCGACGACGGCGAAATGAGCGGCTACCTGCAGCGCATGCTGAAGGCCGCGGGCCAGCAGGCGCCGGAGTTCCATCCGATTCTCGAAGTGAATCCGGAGCACGCGCTCGTCAAGGGTCTGCATGCCGATAGCGCGAATTTCGACGACTGGTGCCATCTGCTGTTCGATCAGGCATTGCTCGCCGAAGGCGGCGCGCTGGAAGATCCGGCGAGCTTCGTGAAGCGGACCAATGCGTTGCTGCTGTCGCGCGCGGGTTGA
- a CDS encoding aminotransferase-like domain-containing protein has product MSVPLAQIPAPHDTASLTLVEQLVQWARRRIEERVFRPGMRMPSIRKLALDKGVSRFTVVEAYERLVAQGFLESRRGSGFYVRERQGGAATVSELHPRAETLAAPANIDVVWLLRNMLHTGARPERSPGLGYLPARWLDGDLITNALRTLGRQSGMQMLGIGTAQGFLPLRQQLQTRLEELEIGASPEQIVMVSGITQAIDLISRIYVRPGDAVIVGDPAWFQMFGCFASQGARLVGMPYTPDGPDLDALEALVQEWRPKMLVINSVLQNPTGTSLTAAQAFRILRLAEAYDFIVVEDDIYGDLCPPGYPGTRLASLDQLKRVIYLGSFSKTLAPNLRVGFIACAPEVAMVVSNQKMLVGMTSPELNERVIYKILTEGHYRRHVERIRARLDGVREKAVRMIEKAGMKLFLTPTAGMFLWADTGVDAGALAAAGHEAGFLLTPGGLFSPQQSPSTWMRFNIANCGDPELPAFLSRYLDGVARRAS; this is encoded by the coding sequence ATGTCCGTCCCGCTTGCCCAGATTCCCGCCCCGCACGATACCGCGTCGCTGACGCTGGTCGAACAGCTCGTCCAGTGGGCGCGGCGCCGCATCGAGGAGCGCGTGTTCCGCCCCGGCATGCGCATGCCGTCTATCCGCAAGCTCGCGCTCGACAAGGGCGTGTCGCGCTTCACGGTGGTCGAAGCGTACGAGCGGCTCGTCGCGCAGGGTTTCCTGGAGTCGCGGCGCGGCTCCGGCTTCTATGTACGCGAGCGCCAGGGCGGCGCAGCCACGGTCTCAGAACTGCACCCGCGCGCCGAGACGCTGGCCGCGCCGGCCAATATCGACGTCGTCTGGCTGCTGCGCAACATGCTGCATACGGGCGCGCGGCCCGAGCGCAGTCCGGGGCTCGGCTATCTGCCGGCCCGCTGGCTCGACGGCGACCTGATCACCAACGCGCTGCGCACGCTCGGCCGGCAAAGCGGCATGCAGATGCTAGGCATCGGCACCGCGCAAGGTTTCCTGCCGCTGCGCCAGCAGTTGCAGACGCGGCTCGAGGAGCTGGAGATCGGCGCGTCGCCCGAGCAGATCGTGATGGTGTCCGGCATCACGCAGGCGATCGACCTGATTTCGCGCATCTACGTGAGGCCGGGCGACGCGGTGATCGTCGGCGATCCGGCGTGGTTCCAGATGTTCGGCTGCTTCGCGTCGCAGGGCGCCCGATTGGTCGGTATGCCGTACACCCCGGACGGTCCCGATCTCGACGCGCTCGAAGCGCTGGTTCAGGAATGGCGCCCCAAAATGCTGGTGATCAACTCGGTGCTGCAAAACCCGACCGGCACCTCGCTGACCGCCGCGCAGGCGTTCCGCATCCTGCGGCTTGCCGAGGCGTACGACTTCATCGTCGTCGAGGACGATATCTACGGCGACCTGTGCCCGCCCGGCTACCCGGGCACGCGGCTCGCGAGCCTCGATCAGTTGAAGCGCGTGATCTACCTCGGCAGCTTTTCGAAGACGCTCGCGCCGAATCTGCGCGTCGGTTTCATCGCGTGCGCGCCGGAAGTCGCTATGGTGGTCAGCAATCAGAAGATGCTGGTCGGCATGACGAGCCCCGAACTCAACGAGCGCGTGATCTACAAGATCCTGACCGAGGGCCACTACCGGCGGCACGTCGAGCGGATTCGCGCGCGGCTCGACGGCGTGCGCGAGAAGGCCGTGCGGATGATCGAGAAGGCCGGCATGAAGCTGTTCCTGACGCCGACGGCAGGCATGTTCCTGTGGGCCGACACCGGCGTCGATGCGGGCGCGCTCGCCGCGGCCGGTCACGAAGCTGGCTTCCTGCTCACGCCGGGCGGCCTGTTTTCGCCGCAGCAGTCGCCGAGCACGTGGATGCGCTTCAATATCGCCAATTGCGGCGATCCCGAGCTGCCGGCGTTTCTGAGCCGTTATCTCGACGGCGTCGCGCGCCGCGCCTCTTGA